From Lysinibacillus sp. SGAir0095, the proteins below share one genomic window:
- the gmk gene encoding guanylate kinase, translating to MRKERGLLIVLSGPSGVGKGTVRKELFSKAGTNYEYSISMTTRAPREGEIDGVDYFFKSRGEFESLIEEGGLLEHAEFVGNYYGTPLAYVNETLDAGRDVFLEIEVQGAAQIREKAPEALFIFLAPPSISELQNRLIGRGTETEEIIKKRIDTARNELEMMSLYDYVVENDEIQNACDKINSIIVAEHCRRERIEKTYLSMLRGE from the coding sequence ATGAGAAAAGAACGAGGTTTATTAATTGTTCTATCAGGCCCATCTGGTGTCGGTAAAGGAACAGTACGAAAAGAACTTTTTTCTAAGGCCGGCACTAATTATGAATATTCGATTTCAATGACAACTCGTGCGCCACGTGAAGGTGAAATTGATGGAGTCGATTACTTCTTTAAGTCGCGTGGAGAATTTGAATCGCTGATTGAAGAAGGCGGCTTACTAGAGCATGCTGAGTTTGTTGGTAACTATTATGGCACGCCACTTGCCTATGTTAATGAGACATTGGACGCAGGTCGAGATGTTTTTCTAGAAATAGAAGTGCAAGGAGCTGCTCAAATTCGTGAAAAAGCTCCAGAAGCTCTGTTCATCTTCCTTGCACCACCAAGTATTTCTGAGTTGCAAAATCGTCTGATTGGACGCGGTACTGAAACAGAAGAAATTATCAAAAAGAGAATCGACACGGCTCGAAATGAGCTTGAAATGATGAGTTTATATGATTATGTGGTTGAAAATGATGAAATTCAAAATGCATGTGATAAAATAAATTCTATCATTGTTGCGGAGCATTGCCGCCGTGAACGTATTGAAAAAACCTATTTGTCTATGTTGAGAGGAGAATAA
- the rlmN gene encoding 23S rRNA (adenine(2503)-C(2))-methyltransferase RlmN, whose product MDENKINERIQDLVEEADQKPEEKPLRRREKKEKVQLKESIYSLRPDELGEWLTANGEKAFRAGQIYEWLYEKRVKTFDEMSNLSKALREKLAENFLLTTLSTIIKQESKDGTIKFLFQLQDGYSIETVLMRHEYGNSVCVTTQVGCRIGCTFCASTLGGLKRHLLAGEIVEQVVKVQQELDKEDARVSHIVIMGIGEPFDNYDAMMNFLKVINNDKGLNIGARHITVSTSGIVPKIYQFADEELQINFAVSLHAPNQEARQKLMPIARAYKLDELLEAVRYYTKKTGRRVSFEYGLMSGENDSVEVAEELANLIKGIKCHVNLIPINYVPERDYIRTSRNSIFAFEKTLKKRGINVTIRREQGADIAAACGQLRAQERQEETK is encoded by the coding sequence ATGGATGAAAATAAAATTAATGAACGTATACAGGACTTAGTGGAAGAGGCTGATCAAAAGCCGGAAGAAAAACCTCTTCGTCGCCGTGAGAAAAAAGAAAAAGTACAACTAAAGGAATCAATCTATTCACTAAGACCTGACGAATTAGGGGAATGGTTAACAGCAAACGGTGAAAAAGCCTTTCGAGCAGGACAAATATACGAATGGTTATATGAAAAACGCGTTAAGACCTTTGATGAAATGTCTAACTTATCAAAAGCTTTACGTGAAAAATTAGCAGAGAATTTCTTATTAACAACACTTTCAACGATTATTAAACAAGAATCCAAGGATGGCACGATTAAGTTTTTATTCCAGCTACAGGATGGCTATTCAATTGAGACGGTATTAATGCGCCATGAATATGGAAATTCTGTCTGTGTAACGACACAAGTAGGCTGCCGTATCGGTTGTACATTCTGTGCCTCAACGCTAGGTGGGTTAAAACGTCACTTATTGGCCGGTGAAATTGTGGAGCAGGTAGTTAAAGTACAACAAGAACTAGATAAAGAAGACGCACGCGTATCTCACATCGTTATTATGGGAATTGGTGAACCATTCGATAACTACGATGCGATGATGAACTTCTTGAAAGTGATTAATAATGATAAAGGTTTAAATATCGGTGCACGTCATATTACTGTGTCTACTTCAGGTATTGTGCCGAAAATTTACCAATTTGCAGACGAAGAATTACAAATCAACTTTGCAGTATCATTACACGCACCAAACCAAGAGGCACGCCAAAAATTAATGCCAATTGCAAGAGCTTATAAACTTGATGAGCTTTTAGAAGCAGTTCGTTATTATACGAAAAAAACGGGGCGTCGTGTCAGCTTTGAGTATGGCTTAATGTCAGGTGAAAATGATTCGGTTGAAGTTGCCGAAGAATTAGCGAATTTAATAAAGGGCATTAAATGCCATGTGAACTTAATTCCTATTAACTATGTACCAGAGCGTGATTATATTCGTACTTCACGTAATAGCATTTTTGCCTTTGAAAAAACTTTAAAGAAACGCGGTATAAACGTAACAATTCGCCGTGAGCAAGGTGCTGATATTGCAGCTGCTTGTGGACAGCTACGTGCACAAGAACGCCAAGAAGAAACGAAGTAG
- a CDS encoding Stp1/IreP family PP2C-type Ser/Thr phosphatase, with protein MKFTVESDVGRKRMVNEDRVAFFEHPDHFKLAILADGMGGHNAGDVASEMAIEEMKSFFLNLNVVQLDSIETKKQWMLETIQSVNEKIYNHSLSHESCKGMGTTLIAMLIDGNDCLIGHIGDSRVYYFTSDSVSLITRDHSYVNFLVEYGEISEEEAENHPQKNFIVKSLGTESTIEPDFYELKLAEATNVLICSDGLSNKLSTEEMAAILTLPLSIKEKGKKLIQLANDSGGEDNISVILLSNDEEV; from the coding sequence GTGAAGTTTACAGTCGAGAGTGATGTAGGACGTAAACGAATGGTTAATGAAGATCGGGTTGCTTTTTTTGAGCATCCCGATCACTTTAAGCTTGCCATATTAGCGGATGGTATGGGCGGCCATAATGCTGGCGATGTTGCTAGCGAAATGGCAATTGAAGAGATGAAATCTTTCTTTCTGAACTTAAATGTTGTGCAACTGGACTCAATAGAGACGAAAAAACAATGGATGCTAGAAACGATTCAGTCAGTAAATGAAAAGATTTATAACCATTCCTTATCACATGAAAGCTGTAAGGGGATGGGGACTACCTTAATTGCAATGCTGATAGATGGAAACGACTGTCTAATCGGTCACATTGGGGATAGTCGAGTCTATTATTTCACGTCCGATTCGGTTTCCCTAATTACAAGGGACCATTCATATGTTAATTTTCTTGTGGAATATGGAGAAATAAGTGAAGAGGAAGCAGAAAATCATCCTCAAAAAAACTTTATTGTAAAGTCGCTTGGGACAGAAAGTACGATTGAACCGGATTTTTATGAGCTGAAATTAGCGGAAGCGACGAATGTGTTAATCTGCTCAGATGGTTTAAGTAATAAACTTTCTACGGAAGAGATGGCAGCAATCTTGACCTTGCCTTTATCTATCAAAGAAAAAGGTAAAAAGCTAATACAACTAGCCAATGATTCAGGTGGAGAGGATAATATTTCAGTGATTTTATTATCTAACGATGAGGAGGTGTAG
- the def gene encoding peptide deformylase: MAIKEVVKHPAKVLTEKCKEVTEINEEIITLLDDLYDTMVEHDGVGIAAPQINVPLRVAIVELGEERDILEMINPTVIETSGAEVDIEGCLSFPNLFGEVERPTYVKIEACDREGRVYELEAGGFDARAILHEIDHLDGVLFDSKLIRVVTEEELAQMYGEEE; encoded by the coding sequence ATGGCAATTAAAGAAGTAGTAAAGCATCCAGCAAAGGTGCTTACAGAAAAATGTAAAGAAGTTACGGAAATTAATGAAGAAATAATTACACTTCTTGATGATTTATATGACACGATGGTGGAGCATGATGGCGTTGGGATTGCGGCACCGCAAATAAATGTGCCACTACGTGTGGCAATAGTAGAGCTTGGCGAAGAACGTGATATTTTAGAGATGATTAATCCAACTGTTATTGAAACTTCTGGAGCAGAAGTAGATATAGAGGGATGTTTGAGCTTCCCGAATCTATTTGGTGAAGTGGAACGCCCAACTTATGTAAAGATTGAAGCATGTGATCGTGAAGGTCGCGTTTATGAATTAGAAGCAGGTGGCTTTGATGCTCGTGCAATTCTGCATGAAATTGATCATCTAGATGGTGTTTTATTTGATTCAAAATTAATTCGGGTTGTCACAGAGGAAGAGTTAGCTCAAATGTATGGCGAGGAGGAATAA
- the priA gene encoding primosomal protein N' has product MITVAEVIVDVAAYPVDRPFDYLVPADMAQIIEMGSRVKVPFGPRNVLGFVVAIKNETDVPLEKIKPVSEILDIEPVLTKEMLELAKWLKNETICYEIDALQVMLPSALRAKYEKMASLQSDIGLLPIELQNIFGTSRKANIKEFEKNNLLPELKQAIKNKLIVIENVVKQKGKVKEVRKVQIIGDAQKLTEIHEHISNRAKKQKQIVEWMQFHLGEIMDPEIIYKETSSSSHVLNAVVELGAAAFVQEEMYRDPFLKDVQKTNFLSLTDEQSVALNQIMNAIDEQEPKTFLLQGVTGSGKTEVYLQTIAKVLNDGKEAILLVPEISLTPQMTERFRSRFGELVAVMHSGLSVGEKYDEWRKIHQGKVKVVVGARSAVFAPFENVGIIILDEEHESTYKQEDSPRYHARDVAIWRSKYHKCPVILGSATPSLESFARAKKNVYTLLTLKERALKQSLPKVHIVDMRDELKKGNRSMFSQSLVESIQVRLERKEQIVLFLNRRGYSSFVLCRDCGTVLQCENCDISLTYHRKNEKCKCHYCGFEIHVPKNCPQCQSDHIRFFGTGTQKVEEELAKLFPGARVLRMDVDTTRAKGSHEQLLQAFGDGEADILLGTQMIAKGLDYPNITLVGVLSADTSLHLPDFRAAEKTFQLLTQVSGRAGRHDKPGEVVVQTYTPEHYAIELSEAQNYDPFYEREMYMRHQAGYPPYYYLALIQVSHEDVLMAADYAGKAVEWLRSQLSFNVSIIGPTAAGISRLQNRYRYQCLIKYKVEPDLIPTLLQLIKIYRSDWIKKGINLTVDLDPNMI; this is encoded by the coding sequence ATGATTACCGTTGCTGAAGTTATCGTGGATGTTGCCGCATATCCTGTCGATCGCCCTTTTGATTATTTAGTGCCTGCTGACATGGCACAAATTATCGAGATGGGGAGTCGAGTTAAAGTACCATTTGGACCACGAAATGTACTCGGATTTGTTGTGGCTATTAAAAACGAAACCGATGTCCCATTGGAAAAGATTAAACCAGTTTCAGAAATTCTGGATATTGAACCGGTTTTAACAAAGGAAATGCTTGAGCTTGCGAAATGGTTAAAGAATGAAACGATTTGCTATGAAATAGATGCTCTTCAAGTAATGCTTCCTTCTGCCTTAAGAGCAAAATATGAAAAAATGGCAAGCTTGCAATCAGATATTGGGCTTTTACCTATTGAGCTTCAAAATATTTTTGGTACTTCCCGAAAGGCTAATATTAAAGAATTTGAAAAAAACAATTTGCTCCCCGAGTTAAAACAAGCTATAAAAAACAAATTGATAGTAATCGAGAATGTCGTTAAACAAAAAGGGAAAGTAAAGGAAGTTCGTAAAGTTCAAATTATTGGAGATGCTCAAAAATTAACTGAGATTCATGAACACATTTCAAATCGTGCCAAGAAACAAAAGCAGATTGTCGAGTGGATGCAGTTTCATCTTGGAGAAATAATGGATCCCGAAATCATCTATAAAGAGACAAGTTCTTCATCCCATGTTTTAAACGCAGTAGTTGAACTAGGAGCCGCAGCATTTGTTCAAGAAGAGATGTATCGAGATCCTTTCTTAAAAGATGTTCAAAAAACGAATTTCCTAAGTTTAACAGATGAACAATCAGTTGCATTAAATCAAATTATGAATGCAATCGATGAACAGGAACCTAAAACCTTTTTGTTACAAGGGGTTACAGGTAGTGGTAAAACGGAAGTGTATTTGCAAACCATCGCCAAAGTTTTGAATGATGGTAAGGAGGCAATCTTATTAGTTCCTGAAATCTCCTTAACACCACAAATGACTGAACGCTTTCGTTCTCGATTTGGTGAATTGGTAGCTGTTATGCACAGTGGCTTATCTGTTGGTGAAAAGTATGATGAGTGGCGAAAAATTCATCAAGGAAAAGTAAAGGTGGTTGTTGGGGCTCGATCAGCCGTGTTTGCACCCTTTGAAAACGTAGGGATCATCATCTTGGACGAAGAACACGAATCAACCTATAAGCAAGAGGATTCCCCAAGGTACCATGCTCGAGATGTTGCAATTTGGCGAAGTAAGTATCATAAGTGTCCAGTAATATTAGGAAGTGCAACCCCATCGTTAGAATCCTTTGCACGTGCAAAGAAAAATGTGTATACGTTACTAACCTTAAAGGAACGTGCATTAAAGCAATCATTACCTAAAGTACATATTGTCGATATGCGTGATGAGTTGAAAAAAGGGAATCGTTCAATGTTCTCCCAAAGCCTAGTGGAATCCATTCAAGTTCGTTTGGAAAGAAAAGAACAGATTGTTCTATTCCTAAACCGACGCGGCTATTCATCTTTTGTACTTTGTCGGGATTGCGGAACAGTTTTGCAATGCGAAAATTGTGATATCTCCTTAACCTATCACCGAAAAAATGAAAAATGTAAATGTCATTATTGTGGCTTTGAAATTCATGTGCCAAAAAACTGCCCACAATGTCAAAGTGACCATATCCGTTTTTTTGGTACAGGCACACAAAAAGTTGAGGAAGAATTAGCTAAATTATTTCCAGGGGCTAGAGTACTCCGAATGGATGTTGATACCACACGTGCAAAAGGGTCACATGAGCAGTTATTACAAGCATTTGGTGATGGAGAAGCAGATATTTTGCTAGGTACACAAATGATTGCAAAGGGGCTTGATTACCCAAACATTACATTGGTAGGCGTATTAAGTGCGGATACATCTCTTCATTTACCTGACTTCAGAGCAGCTGAAAAAACATTCCAGCTACTAACGCAAGTAAGTGGACGAGCTGGTAGACATGATAAGCCAGGAGAAGTAGTCGTGCAAACTTATACTCCCGAACACTATGCAATCGAATTATCAGAAGCGCAAAACTATGATCCGTTTTATGAACGTGAAATGTATATGCGCCACCAAGCAGGCTACCCACCCTATTATTATTTGGCACTAATTCAAGTATCCCATGAGGATGTATTAATGGCAGCGGATTATGCGGGTAAAGCAGTAGAGTGGTTACGTTCGCAGCTTTCTTTTAACGTTTCGATAATTGGACCAACTGCTGCCGGTATCAGTCGCCTCCAAAATAGATATCGTTATCAATGTTTGATAAAATACAAAGTAGAGCCAGATTTAATCCCAACCTTATTGCAACTGATTAAGATTTACCGTTCAGATTGGATAAAAAAAGGAATTAATTTGACTGTAGATTTAGATCCAAACATGATTTAA
- a CDS encoding NFACT family protein, whose amino-acid sequence MAFDGLFTFAMANELKRLETGRITKIHQPNALEIVLNIRANGENFKLLSSIHPSYARVHLTGQSIDNPSEPPMFCMLLRKHIEGGFIHSIDTDPFERIITLNIESKNEIGDQVFRKLTIEIMGRHSNIVLIDKENNKIIDSLKHLPPSINSYRTVLPGQIYITPPEQNKTNPLTVSDEELMHFFKEGTSAKEIVEHFTGFSPTHANELLYRLQGKDKVETFRAFLDEIIKSAFPTYVEVDRKIYFSPSKLTHLEGTETNYDTLSILLDRAFFARAERDRVKQQAGDLERWLQNELNKLKLKIKKLQKDLEQASKLDKFQLYGELLMANLYLFEKGMKEVTVSNYYTETGELITIPLSERKTPVENAQSYYSKYNKAKNALIMVKEQIEKTEDEIQYFEMLMAQVNQASPADIEEIREELAEQGYLRLRASKKKKKPTKPSPESFVSTSGIAISVGKNNKQNDYLTFKLAKKTEIWLHTKDIPGSHVVIHSTEPDETTLLEAATLSAYFSKARDSSSVPVDYTEIRQVKKPNGAKPGFVIYFEQKTLYVTPDEELVMKLKK is encoded by the coding sequence ATGGCTTTTGATGGACTATTTACATTTGCAATGGCAAATGAATTAAAAAGATTAGAAACTGGTCGAATAACGAAAATTCACCAACCAAACGCCCTTGAAATTGTCTTAAATATTCGTGCAAACGGAGAGAATTTCAAATTATTAAGCTCTATTCACCCATCATACGCTCGAGTACATTTAACCGGGCAATCGATTGACAATCCTTCTGAACCACCAATGTTTTGTATGCTGCTTCGAAAACATATAGAAGGCGGCTTTATTCATTCGATTGATACGGACCCTTTCGAACGAATTATTACCTTAAATATAGAAAGTAAAAACGAAATCGGGGACCAGGTTTTCCGAAAACTAACAATCGAAATTATGGGGCGACATAGTAATATTGTGCTGATTGATAAAGAAAACAATAAAATTATCGATAGTTTAAAGCATTTACCACCATCAATCAATAGCTATCGTACCGTATTGCCAGGGCAAATCTACATTACACCACCTGAACAAAACAAAACAAATCCTCTAACGGTTAGTGATGAAGAATTAATGCACTTTTTCAAAGAAGGTACCTCAGCTAAAGAAATTGTTGAACATTTTACAGGGTTTTCACCAACACATGCCAATGAGTTATTGTATCGCCTACAAGGCAAAGATAAAGTAGAGACATTCAGAGCATTTCTTGATGAAATTATTAAGAGTGCATTTCCAACCTATGTCGAGGTCGATCGTAAAATTTATTTCTCGCCTTCAAAATTGACACATTTAGAAGGGACAGAAACAAACTACGATACATTAAGCATTCTATTGGACCGTGCTTTCTTTGCACGAGCAGAAAGAGATCGAGTAAAGCAGCAAGCAGGAGACTTGGAGCGTTGGCTTCAAAATGAACTAAATAAATTAAAGCTCAAAATCAAAAAACTTCAAAAAGATTTGGAGCAAGCATCCAAACTCGACAAGTTCCAGCTTTACGGCGAATTGTTAATGGCCAATTTATACCTATTCGAAAAAGGAATGAAAGAAGTAACTGTGTCGAATTACTACACTGAAACAGGTGAGCTAATTACAATTCCGTTAAGCGAAAGAAAAACTCCTGTGGAAAATGCTCAGAGCTACTATAGCAAATATAATAAAGCGAAAAATGCTCTAATAATGGTAAAAGAACAGATTGAGAAAACAGAAGACGAAATTCAGTATTTCGAAATGCTAATGGCCCAAGTTAACCAAGCTTCCCCTGCTGATATCGAGGAAATTCGTGAAGAACTAGCAGAACAAGGTTATCTTCGCCTGCGGGCAAGTAAAAAGAAGAAAAAACCGACTAAGCCTTCACCAGAGTCCTTTGTTTCCACTTCTGGAATCGCTATTTCAGTTGGTAAAAATAATAAGCAAAATGATTATCTAACATTTAAACTTGCAAAAAAAACAGAGATCTGGCTTCATACAAAAGATATCCCAGGCTCACATGTTGTTATTCATTCAACTGAACCGGATGAAACAACTCTTCTTGAGGCAGCAACTTTGAGCGCCTATTTTAGTAAAGCTCGAGATTCTTCGTCAGTCCCTGTCGATTATACTGAAATTCGACAAGTGAAAAAGCCTAATGGTGCAAAGCCAGGTTTTGTCATTTACTTCGAGCAAAAAACACTCTATGTCACACCTGACGAAGAGCTTGTAATGAAGTTAAAAAAATAA
- a CDS encoding YicC/YloC family endoribonuclease yields the protein MTLVRSMTGFGRGVTATNNYQLTVEVRSVNHRFLEIYSKFPKEWFEAEIATKKQLSQYVKRGKIDVVINLKPIGNENLSIQINWPLIEAYKSAKEQLQEVVSLEEKWSMQEILSLENVISYEKQEISPEELMGSIRLAVKEAAEKLVQMRNQEGQQLKQALLSYNSQLQELIQLIRDLSGEAVNKFRDKLIGRLKEIGNLDVLEDRLLAEIAIFAEKVDISEELDRLDSHFKQLESTIEESDSIGRKLDFLMQEMHREINTIGSKNQNSEISVAVVQSKTILEKMREQVQNIE from the coding sequence ATGACCTTGGTGCGTAGTATGACCGGTTTTGGCAGAGGTGTCACAGCTACGAATAATTATCAACTAACTGTTGAAGTTCGTTCAGTGAATCATCGTTTTCTAGAAATTTATTCGAAGTTTCCAAAAGAGTGGTTTGAGGCTGAAATTGCGACAAAAAAACAATTATCACAATATGTCAAACGTGGGAAGATTGATGTAGTAATCAATTTGAAACCCATTGGGAACGAGAATTTATCTATTCAAATCAATTGGCCTTTAATTGAAGCTTATAAATCCGCAAAGGAGCAGCTGCAAGAGGTCGTATCATTAGAAGAAAAATGGTCCATGCAGGAAATTCTTTCATTAGAGAATGTAATATCCTATGAAAAACAGGAAATATCACCTGAAGAGTTAATGGGATCGATACGACTTGCTGTAAAAGAAGCCGCAGAAAAGTTAGTGCAGATGCGAAATCAAGAAGGTCAGCAGTTGAAACAGGCTTTATTGAGCTATAATAGTCAATTACAGGAACTAATACAGCTTATTCGGGATTTGTCAGGAGAAGCAGTCAATAAGTTTCGTGATAAATTAATCGGTCGTTTAAAAGAAATCGGGAATTTAGACGTTCTAGAAGATCGATTATTAGCAGAGATAGCGATTTTTGCCGAAAAGGTTGATATCTCAGAAGAATTAGATCGATTGGATAGTCACTTTAAACAATTGGAGAGTACAATTGAAGAGTCAGACTCAATTGGGCGAAAATTGGATTTCCTCATGCAGGAAATGCATCGTGAAATTAATACGATTGGCTCTAAAAATCAAAATTCCGAGATTTCGGTCGCAGTTGTTCAATCCAAAACAATTTTAGAAAAAATGCGTGAACAAGTACAAAATATTGAATAA
- the rsmB gene encoding 16S rRNA (cytosine(967)-C(5))-methyltransferase RsmB, whose product MTKKKEQIWDGNVRDAALTILLAVDKHQAYSNLLLNQTINKYKIETKDRALLTELTYGPLQHKYTLDYYLEPFIKGKMDLWVKWLLRLSLYQMEYLDRVPDHAAVNEAVEIAKRRGHKGIASVVNGVLRSILRQGVRSTEEITDPAKRLAIETSHPEWLVERFMEAYGFEKTKEMLEENNVPPIASVRVNTTKATVEEVLALLAQEGVKAEQSKVMPECLHLLSGQASRTQAFKEGYITIQDESSMMPANALNPQPGWRVLDMCAAPGGKTTHMAEKMKNEGSILATDLHPHKLDLIDETSTRLGLKIIETAPVDGRRAAQLLQAESFDAVLVDAPCSGLGVMRRKPDIKYTKREEDLSRLHDIQLELLDNAVMVLKKGGRLVYSTCTVNREENEETVQAFLASHPEMESVQLENLPKELLERSQGGMLQVFPQDFGSDGFFVAAFRKSEQD is encoded by the coding sequence ATGACAAAAAAGAAAGAACAAATTTGGGACGGCAATGTTCGAGATGCAGCATTAACAATTCTGTTAGCAGTAGACAAACATCAAGCCTATAGTAACCTTTTGCTAAATCAAACAATCAATAAATATAAAATCGAAACGAAAGATCGTGCTCTTTTAACTGAGCTAACATATGGCCCACTTCAGCACAAGTATACACTTGATTATTACCTAGAGCCTTTTATCAAAGGAAAGATGGACCTTTGGGTAAAGTGGCTTCTTCGACTTTCTCTTTATCAAATGGAATATTTGGACCGTGTTCCGGATCATGCAGCCGTAAATGAAGCTGTTGAAATCGCCAAACGTAGAGGCCATAAAGGGATAGCTTCTGTGGTAAACGGAGTATTACGCTCCATTTTACGGCAAGGTGTTCGTTCTACTGAAGAAATTACAGATCCCGCGAAACGTTTAGCAATAGAAACGAGTCATCCTGAGTGGCTAGTTGAACGATTTATGGAAGCGTATGGGTTCGAAAAAACAAAGGAAATGCTAGAAGAAAATAATGTACCACCAATTGCCTCTGTTCGTGTGAACACAACAAAAGCAACAGTGGAAGAAGTATTAGCATTGTTGGCGCAAGAGGGTGTAAAAGCAGAGCAAAGTAAAGTAATGCCTGAATGTCTTCATCTATTGAGTGGGCAAGCTTCACGAACACAAGCGTTTAAAGAGGGCTATATTACAATACAAGATGAGAGCTCAATGATGCCAGCAAATGCGCTTAATCCACAACCAGGTTGGCGAGTACTGGATATGTGTGCTGCACCTGGCGGTAAAACAACACACATGGCAGAAAAAATGAAAAATGAAGGTTCAATTCTAGCTACAGATCTTCATCCACATAAACTGGATTTAATAGATGAGACAAGTACACGTCTTGGTTTAAAAATCATAGAAACTGCTCCAGTTGATGGACGTAGAGCAGCACAACTCTTACAAGCAGAATCATTCGATGCCGTATTAGTTGATGCACCGTGCTCAGGTCTAGGTGTAATGAGACGAAAACCTGATATTAAATATACAAAGCGGGAAGAAGACTTATCGAGACTGCATGATATTCAGCTTGAGCTATTAGACAATGCAGTGATGGTTTTAAAAAAAGGTGGTCGTCTCGTTTATAGTACATGTACTGTAAATAGGGAAGAAAATGAAGAAACTGTTCAGGCGTTTTTAGCGTCTCATCCTGAAATGGAATCCGTACAGCTAGAAAATTTACCGAAAGAACTATTAGAAAGAAGCCAGGGTGGTATGCTACAAGTATTCCCGCAAGATTTTGGGAGCGATGGATTTTTTGTAGCAGCCTTTCGAAAAAGCGAACAAGATTAG
- the fmt gene encoding methionyl-tRNA formyltransferase: protein MTSVVFMGTPDFSVPILRMIHEEGYDVLAVVTQPDRPVGRKRVLTPPPVKAEAIRLGLPVIQPEKLRNSKELQEIIDLNPDIVVTAAFGQILPKALLDAPLLGCINVHASLLPKYRGGAPIHQAIIDGEEKTGVTIMYMAEKLDAGDIITQHAIAIEDGDNTGTMFEKLSVVGKELLKETLPLIIEGKNERIPQDEEKVTFAHNISREQERVNWSNSSRDVFNQVRGLTPWPTAYTTFHGENVKLWSVKEGDRVTSQTPGEVVKINKESFEVATGDGKSIVIFELQPAGKKRMTAQDYLRGTGSKLSIGDQFE from the coding sequence ATGACTTCAGTTGTTTTTATGGGGACACCGGATTTTTCAGTCCCAATTTTACGAATGATTCACGAAGAAGGGTATGATGTATTAGCTGTTGTTACTCAACCTGATCGTCCGGTTGGTCGTAAAAGAGTGTTAACACCACCTCCAGTAAAAGCAGAGGCTATACGTTTAGGACTTCCAGTGATTCAACCTGAGAAATTACGTAATTCCAAAGAGCTGCAAGAAATAATTGATTTGAATCCAGATATCGTGGTTACAGCAGCATTTGGACAAATTTTACCGAAAGCATTACTGGATGCGCCTCTTCTTGGCTGCATCAATGTTCATGCCTCTCTTTTACCAAAGTATCGTGGTGGAGCTCCGATACATCAAGCAATTATTGATGGAGAAGAAAAGACAGGTGTAACAATCATGTACATGGCTGAGAAATTGGATGCCGGTGACATAATTACACAACATGCGATTGCTATTGAAGATGGAGATAATACAGGTACAATGTTCGAGAAGTTGAGTGTAGTAGGGAAAGAATTATTAAAAGAAACTCTACCTTTAATTATCGAAGGGAAAAATGAGCGAATTCCTCAGGATGAAGAAAAAGTAACGTTTGCACATAATATTTCGCGTGAACAAGAGCGCGTTAATTGGTCTAATAGTTCGAGAGATGTGTTCAATCAAGTTCGTGGTTTAACACCTTGGCCAACCGCTTATACAACTTTCCATGGTGAAAATGTGAAATTATGGTCTGTTAAAGAAGGCGATCGTGTTACCAGCCAAACACCAGGGGAAGTTGTGAAAATTAACAAAGAGAGCTTTGAAGTTGCTACCGGTGATGGAAAGTCCATTGTTATTTTCGAATTACAGCCTGCTGGAAAAAAACGAATGACAGCACAAGACTACCTTCGTGGAACGGGATCGAAACTATCGATAGGGGACCAATTTGAATGA
- the rpoZ gene encoding DNA-directed RNA polymerase subunit omega has translation MLYPSIDVLKNKIDSKYSLVSLASKRARQMQEEGDEQLSTYVSYKPVGKALEEVAAGVLKKVKQDESTIYEDEV, from the coding sequence ATGTTATACCCATCTATTGACGTTTTAAAAAATAAAATTGATTCAAAATATTCCTTGGTGAGCTTAGCTTCTAAACGTGCTCGTCAAATGCAAGAAGAAGGCGACGAGCAATTATCGACTTACGTTTCATACAAACCAGTAGGTAAAGCTTTGGAAGAAGTAGCAGCTGGCGTACTTAAGAAAGTAAAACAAGACGAATCAACGATTTACGAAGACGAAGTATAA